A section of the Phaseolus vulgaris cultivar G19833 chromosome 8, P. vulgaris v2.0, whole genome shotgun sequence genome encodes:
- the LOC137826397 gene encoding uncharacterized protein, with product MFSGKTELPQKTVLQIKQDDKFFSRLLSKENSMSKPSFRMAVAVPFVWESQPGTPKYTFSQDTLPPLTPPPSYYAKSTKKNKPVKKRSRSNLFLALFPKLNLKKTILSPSSSSAPSTSLWLPSDSSKVVPVGKHVRKRFLSFGSSFDFRGEDEDEGATSPTSTLCFGLSRSTSTLASFRGSSRRS from the coding sequence ATGTTCAGTGGCAAAACTGAGCTTCCCCAAAAGACAGTGCTCCAAATCAAGCAAGATGACAAGTTCTTCAGCAGGCTTCTCTCAAAGGAAAATTCAATGTCGAAACCCTCTTTCAGAATGGCTGTTGCAGTACCCTTTGTGTGGGAGTCTCAACCTGGCACTCCCAAATACACTTTCTCTCAGGACACTCTCCCTCCTCTCACTCCTCCACCTTCCTACTATGCCAAATCCACCAAGAAAAACAAGCCAGTGAAGAAGCGTTCAAGATCCAATCTCTTCCTAGCACTCTTCCCAAAGCTAAATCTCAAGAAAACCATCCTCTCACCCTCCTCATCTTCTGCTCCATCAACCTCTCTGTGGTTACCCTCAGATTCTTCCAAAGTTGTCCCGGTTGGGAAGCATGTTAGGAAGCGTTTCCTAAGCTTTGGTTCATCTTTTGACTTTAGGGGAGAGGATGAAGATGAGGGTGCCACTTCACCCACTTCAACACTTTGCTTCGGCCTTTCTCGTTCCACAAGCACTTTGGCTAGCTTCCGAGGCTCAAGCAGGAGGTCATGA